From the genome of Aliarcobacter lanthieri:
AGATTATATCAAAATATATTTTTACCTTCTTCTAAAATTTAAACTTTTTAATAAATCACTTTTAGTGATAATCTCATTGTTATTCAAGTCTGCAATAGTTCGTGCTACTTTTAAAACTTTATTTATACTTCTAAAAGATAGAGAGTAATTTATCCTTGCTTTTTCAAGTATTTCTTTACTTTCATCATCTAAAATACAATACTTTTTTATATCTTCATCGCTTAGTTTTCCATTTAACTCTTTTTGTCCTCTATTTTTTTGTTTGATAAAGGCTTTTATAACACTTTCGTGAAGTTCAGCTGAACTTACGATATTTTTATTATCACTAAAGCTATCATTCATCACCAAATACAAATCAATCCTATCTAAAAATGGTTCACTAAGCCTATTTTTATACCTTTGGACTTCAAGTTCATTGCATCTACACTCTTTAACACTAGAGAGTTTATTTCCACAAGGACAAGGATTCATAGCACTCACAAAAATAAATTTTGTTTCATATAAAACCTTATTGTTTACTCTTGAGATAAGAATTTTATTATCTTCAAGTGGTTCTCTCAAAGCTTCTAAAATATTACTTGGGAAATGTGGTAATTCATCAAAAAATAGTATCCCATTGTTACTTAGTGCTACTTCACCCATTTTAGCATTAGAACTTCCTCCACCAAAAATTGATGATTTTGTACTTGAATGATGAGGGTTTCTAAAGGCTCGTATTGGAGAAAAATCTACATCTTTTAAATCTAATGCTTGAAGTTTTGCCTTTTCTAATATCTCTTCTTGACTCATAGGAGTTAAAATATATTGCAATCTTTTTGCTATCATAGATTTACCACAACCAGGACTTCCTTCCATAAGTAAATTATGATTTCCACTAGCACATATGAGTGCTGCATACTTAGCCATATCTTGACCTAAAACATCTTTAAAATCTTCTACATAGTTCGTATCATAAAAATATTTTTTATCATTAATTTCTAAAGATTTATACTTATATATATCTTTTTTATATAAAAATTTCTCTTTATTTTCAGTTTTTACAAGCTCAATTGCACTATTCAAACTATTTACTACATAAATTTCAATATTTGG
Proteins encoded in this window:
- a CDS encoding YifB family Mg chelatase-like AAA ATPase yields the protein MKIIKSATLETLDATIVDVESTFTRGMPNFTIVGMVSTNITESKDRVKSALLVNNFKFPPLKITVNLSPSEISKKGTHFDLSIALQIALFDEQKLKFDDFYFFGELALDGKVKDTSLIFPIVLSLVKKGELKKVVVCANSAEKLSNIPNIEIYVVNSLNSAIELVKTENKEKFLYKKDIYKYKSLEINDKKYFYDTNYVEDFKDVLGQDMAKYAALICASGNHNLLMEGSPGCGKSMIAKRLQYILTPMSQEEILEKAKLQALDLKDVDFSPIRAFRNPHHSSTKSSIFGGGSSNAKMGEVALSNNGILFFDELPHFPSNILEALREPLEDNKILISRVNNKVLYETKFIFVSAMNPCPCGNKLSSVKECRCNELEVQRYKNRLSEPFLDRIDLYLVMNDSFSDNKNIVSSAELHESVIKAFIKQKNRGQKELNGKLSDEDIKKYCILDDESKEILEKARINYSLSFRSINKVLKVARTIADLNNNEIITKSDLLKSLNFRRR